A stretch of the Nematostella vectensis chromosome 1, jaNemVect1.1, whole genome shotgun sequence genome encodes the following:
- the LOC125562996 gene encoding uncharacterized protein K02A2.6-like → MLSIVFGVERFEHYLYGRPIKVETDHKPLESIFKKSIISAPKRLQRMMAERGQKRSASRDDVGDVMLLEEMRGTTEREVESIDMIQFLPVSEATQASLRQATEQDTAMRELKSIIRQGWPEVKDDVPVSIRDYYSFRDELSLQNGLIFKGERLVIPNSSRVEMLAKIHASHIGIQGCLRRAREVLYWPGINKEVEEYVAKCEICNSHLSEQGDEPIICHEIPNRPWEKVGIDLFELNGKDFVLTVDYYSGFFEVDRLEGKTAKEVMRKIKPHVARHEIPDQIMSDNGPPFDSHEFRQFTNSY, encoded by the coding sequence ATGCTGTCCATTGTATTTGGAGTGGAGCGCTTCGAGCATTATCTGTATGGACGGCCAATAAAAGTTGAAACGGATCACAAACCTCTTGAAAGCATTTTCAAGAAAAGCATCATTAGTGCCCCCAAGCGCCTACAAAGAATGATGGCAGAACGAGGGCAGAAGAGGAGTGCTAGTCGAGATGATGTAGGAGATGTGATGCTACTAGAAGAGATGAGAGGTACGACTGAGCGAGAAGTAGAAAGTATTGACATGATACAGTTTCTACCTGTCTCCGAAGCTACCCAAGCATCACTACGACAAGCTACAGAGCAGGACACAGCTATGAGAGAGCTGAAGTCTATAATCCGACAAGGCTGGCCAGAGGTGAAGGATGACGTTCCTGTGAGCATCAGAGATTACTACTCTTTTAGAGATGAGTTGTCACTACAAAACGGCCTGATCTTCAAAGGAGAGAGGTTAGTGATTCCCAACAGTTCCAGAGTAGAAATGTTGGCTAAGATACATGCCAGTCACATAGGGATCCAGGGATGTCTCCGTAGGGCTAGAGAAGTACTATACTGGCCTGGAATTAATAAAGAAGTAGAAGAGTATGTTGCCAAATGTGAGATTTGCAACAGTCACTTATCAGAGCAAGGCGATGAGCCGATCATATGCCATGAAATTCCCAACCGCCCATGGGAGAAAGTAGGCATAGACCTGTTTGAACTGAATGGGAAAGACTTTGTACTAACAGTTGATTACTATTCAGGCTTCTTTGAGGTTGACAGGTTGGAAGGCAAGACTGCGAAAGAAGTGATGAGGAAGATCAAACCACATGTGGCCAGACATGAGATTCCAGACCAGATTATGAGTGACAATGGCCCGCCATTCGACTCGCATGAGTTTAGACAGTTTACAAACAGTTATTGA
- the LOC5504510 gene encoding mitochondrial inner membrane protease subunit 2 isoform X1, with translation MSNFVFRYGKAFAQGLILSLPIGIVFVDNIACLATVHGSSMKPSFNPDYKTRDIVVLNKWCVKNFKGIKRGDVVSIVDPHDPDIILIKRIVALQGDHVKAIGYKNRYVKIPRGHCWIEGDNSNHSMDSNTFGPVPVGLIQAKATHVVWPYWRWGRVENKLLKHRAPLNQSELKMLNDFEDTKQDESEGESETEESSTWNANDIDTLSDCGLVPGKFGPV, from the exons ATGAGCAATTTCGTGTTTAGATATGGCAAGGCTTTTGCACAAGGACTTATCTTGAGCTTACCTATtggaattgtgtttgtagaTAATATTGCGTGCCTGGCTACAGTACATGGTTCCTCCATGAAG ccATCATTTAACCCTGATTACAAGACTCGTGATATAGTGGTCCTCAACAAATGGTGTGTGAAAAACTTCAAAGGTATCAAGAGAGGAGATGTTGTGTCTATAGT TGACCCACATGACCCTGATATAATATTGATCAAGAGAATAGTTGCATTACAAGGAGATCATGTCAA GGCAATAGGGTATAAGAATAGATATGTGAAGATTCCTAGGGGTCACTGCTGGATTGAAGGGGATAATTCGAATCACAGCATGGATAGTAACACGTTCGGACCG GTCCCAGTTGGGCTCATCCAAGCCAAGGCAACGCACGTGGTCTGGCCGTACTGGAGGTGGGGTCGggtggaaaacaaactgctAAAACACCGCGCCCCACTTAATCAATCAGAACTGAAAATGTTAAATGACTTTGAAGATACCAAACAGGATGAAAGTGAAGGCGAATCTGAAACCGAAGAATCAAGCACGTGGAATGCAAATGACATTGATACATTGTCTGACTGTGGTCTGGTACCCGGCAAATTTGGACCAGTTTAA
- the LOC5504510 gene encoding mitochondrial inner membrane protease subunit 2 isoform X2 yields MSNFVFRYGKAFAQGLILSLPIGIVFVDNIACLATVHGSSMKPSFNPDYKTRDIVVLNKWCVKNFKGIKRGDVVSIVAIGYKNRYVKIPRGHCWIEGDNSNHSMDSNTFGPVPVGLIQAKATHVVWPYWRWGRVENKLLKHRAPLNQSELKMLNDFEDTKQDESEGESETEESSTWNANDIDTLSDCGLVPGKFGPV; encoded by the exons ATGAGCAATTTCGTGTTTAGATATGGCAAGGCTTTTGCACAAGGACTTATCTTGAGCTTACCTATtggaattgtgtttgtagaTAATATTGCGTGCCTGGCTACAGTACATGGTTCCTCCATGAAG ccATCATTTAACCCTGATTACAAGACTCGTGATATAGTGGTCCTCAACAAATGGTGTGTGAAAAACTTCAAAGGTATCAAGAGAGGAGATGTTGTGTCTATAGT GGCAATAGGGTATAAGAATAGATATGTGAAGATTCCTAGGGGTCACTGCTGGATTGAAGGGGATAATTCGAATCACAGCATGGATAGTAACACGTTCGGACCG GTCCCAGTTGGGCTCATCCAAGCCAAGGCAACGCACGTGGTCTGGCCGTACTGGAGGTGGGGTCGggtggaaaacaaactgctAAAACACCGCGCCCCACTTAATCAATCAGAACTGAAAATGTTAAATGACTTTGAAGATACCAAACAGGATGAAAGTGAAGGCGAATCTGAAACCGAAGAATCAAGCACGTGGAATGCAAATGACATTGATACATTGTCTGACTGTGGTCTGGTACCCGGCAAATTTGGACCAGTTTAA
- the LOC5504510 gene encoding mitochondrial inner membrane protease subunit 2 isoform X3 produces the protein MKPSFNPDYKTRDIVVLNKWCVKNFKGIKRGDVVSIVDPHDPDIILIKRIVALQGDHVKAIGYKNRYVKIPRGHCWIEGDNSNHSMDSNTFGPVPVGLIQAKATHVVWPYWRWGRVENKLLKHRAPLNQSELKMLNDFEDTKQDESEGESETEESSTWNANDIDTLSDCGLVPGKFGPV, from the exons ATGAAG ccATCATTTAACCCTGATTACAAGACTCGTGATATAGTGGTCCTCAACAAATGGTGTGTGAAAAACTTCAAAGGTATCAAGAGAGGAGATGTTGTGTCTATAGT TGACCCACATGACCCTGATATAATATTGATCAAGAGAATAGTTGCATTACAAGGAGATCATGTCAA GGCAATAGGGTATAAGAATAGATATGTGAAGATTCCTAGGGGTCACTGCTGGATTGAAGGGGATAATTCGAATCACAGCATGGATAGTAACACGTTCGGACCG GTCCCAGTTGGGCTCATCCAAGCCAAGGCAACGCACGTGGTCTGGCCGTACTGGAGGTGGGGTCGggtggaaaacaaactgctAAAACACCGCGCCCCACTTAATCAATCAGAACTGAAAATGTTAAATGACTTTGAAGATACCAAACAGGATGAAAGTGAAGGCGAATCTGAAACCGAAGAATCAAGCACGTGGAATGCAAATGACATTGATACATTGTCTGACTGTGGTCTGGTACCCGGCAAATTTGGACCAGTTTAA